From the Desulfovibrio sp. JY genome, one window contains:
- a CDS encoding glycosyltransferase translates to MSLTLATYSFDDPASACARLRLYDPAAALGRDVRLLPGAIPDGPGHHLRLDILSRADVILIQRYFPSPDTAGILDALFASGKPVVYDTDDDWTALGAEHPFAPAMAERLPHILETARRARLVTVTTARLAEVFAAINPRVTVVPNFLPDALWRPVAPPTRPVVAVALAATASHEPDIAPLLPVLVALARELTGKLRFVFFGCAPDAARFRGATAVPFDPAYATYAGRLARLGCGVGLAPLADTAFNRAKSPIKWMEYALCGITGIFADLPPYRDVVEQERTGLLVGPDPADWGEAVRRLVLDAPLRRTLAANAQETVMTRHMLAGNAAAFLRAWTRAVTETP, encoded by the coding sequence ATGTCCCTGACCCTCGCCACATACAGCTTCGACGACCCGGCCTCGGCCTGCGCCCGGCTGCGGCTGTATGATCCGGCGGCGGCCCTGGGCCGCGACGTGCGCCTGCTGCCCGGAGCCATCCCCGACGGTCCCGGCCACCATCTGCGCCTGGACATCCTTTCCCGGGCGGACGTCATCCTGATCCAGCGCTATTTCCCGAGCCCGGACACGGCCGGCATCCTGGATGCCCTTTTCGCCTCGGGCAAGCCGGTCGTCTACGACACCGACGACGACTGGACCGCGCTCGGGGCCGAGCACCCTTTTGCCCCGGCCATGGCGGAACGCCTGCCCCACATCCTGGAAACGGCCCGCCGGGCCCGACTGGTTACGGTCACGACGGCGCGGCTGGCGGAGGTTTTCGCCGCCATAAATCCCCGGGTAACGGTCGTGCCCAACTTCCTGCCGGACGCCCTGTGGCGGCCGGTCGCCCCGCCGACCCGGCCGGTTGTCGCCGTGGCGCTCGCGGCAACGGCGTCCCACGAACCGGACATCGCCCCCCTGCTGCCGGTTTTGGTCGCCCTCGCCCGGGAACTGACCGGAAAGCTCCGGTTCGTTTTTTTCGGCTGCGCCCCGGACGCCGCGCGCTTTCGCGGCGCGACCGCAGTGCCCTTCGATCCCGCCTACGCGACCTACGCGGGACGGTTGGCGCGCCTGGGCTGCGGCGTCGGGCTGGCGCCCCTTGCCGACACGGCGTTCAACCGGGCCAAAAGCCCAATCAAATGGATGGAATACGCCCTGTGCGGCATAACCGGGATTTTCGCCGATCTGCCGCCGTATCGCGACGTGGTGGAACAGGAGCGTACCGGCCTGCTCGTCGGCCCGGACCCGGCCGACTGGGGCGAGGCCGTGCGCCGGCTTGTCCTCGATGCTCCCCTGCGCCGGACCCTGGCCGCAAACGCCCAGGAAACCGTCATGACCCGGCACATGCTTGCCGGCAATGCCGCCGCCTTCCTGCGCGCCTGGACCCGGGCCGTCACGGAGACGCCATGA
- a CDS encoding glycosyltransferase: MTPLPDWLAAQLPAPFTDMLLAGTVGRDHLLRAAALAGAVAGQAQGPAREVWTRRRLGLVAAAFEEDSLHGQTAATLAQALAEADAPADPALAAVLQTLARDFRIPENTAYYQRLLATGDARRIEAYLENECRGRFGLFWLHVALRRDILARDFDRGLAHIALAMPEALAPLADKLRADLALLAGRPGEALGLYERSLARAPRPLGRFRAGLAAWAAGERETAKAHFAVTLAALPEHVSAALALFDLATGRDRETAPIAPSVAIALYTFNKAADLDATLASLFASAIGQARVTVLDNASSDSTPDVLAAWADRIGDERFATIRLPVNIGAPAARNWLAADARVGGADFVAYLDDDVDLPADWLPRLFAAVRAYPEAGVWGCRVADAGNPAVAQGIGAMLVAGKTQAGETALPWLGDPHAESFDFGAFSHLRPCLSVMGCCHLFRGERLRAAGGFDIRYSPSQYDDVDHDLRLALSGRPPVYQGHLVVGHRRPAPVFAPSRPDQIAGGEANLHKLLAKHREQFARLADIMRQSAREDLIAKWRELPDVAGTARP; the protein is encoded by the coding sequence ATGACCCCCCTGCCCGACTGGCTTGCGGCGCAACTGCCCGCCCCTTTTACGGATATGCTGTTGGCCGGAACCGTCGGCCGCGACCATCTGCTGCGCGCCGCCGCCCTGGCCGGGGCCGTGGCCGGTCAGGCCCAAGGCCCGGCGCGGGAGGTGTGGACCCGCCGCCGCCTGGGGCTTGTGGCCGCCGCGTTCGAGGAAGACAGCCTGCATGGCCAAACGGCCGCCACCCTGGCCCAGGCCCTGGCCGAGGCCGACGCCCCGGCCGACCCGGCTTTGGCCGCCGTACTCCAAACCCTGGCGCGCGATTTCCGGATTCCGGAGAACACGGCCTATTACCAGCGTCTGTTGGCCACCGGCGACGCCCGGCGCATCGAGGCCTACCTGGAAAACGAATGCCGTGGCCGTTTTGGCCTTTTCTGGCTGCACGTGGCCCTGCGGCGGGACATTTTAGCGCGGGATTTCGACCGGGGACTGGCGCATATCGCCCTGGCCATGCCCGAAGCGCTTGCGCCGCTGGCCGACAAGCTGCGGGCCGATCTGGCCCTGCTCGCCGGTCGGCCGGGCGAGGCGCTTGGCCTCTACGAACGCTCCCTGGCCCGGGCTCCCCGGCCGCTTGGGCGCTTTCGGGCCGGGCTGGCCGCCTGGGCGGCCGGCGAGCGGGAGACGGCCAAGGCGCATTTCGCGGTGACGCTTGCGGCCCTGCCCGAACACGTCTCCGCCGCCCTGGCCCTTTTTGATCTGGCGACCGGCCGGGACAGGGAAACGGCCCCCATCGCGCCGTCCGTGGCCATCGCGCTGTATACCTTCAACAAGGCCGCCGACCTGGACGCCACCCTGGCCTCGCTTTTCGCCTCGGCCATCGGGCAGGCCCGGGTGACCGTGCTCGACAACGCCTCGTCCGACAGCACCCCTGACGTGCTCGCCGCCTGGGCGGACAGGATCGGAGACGAGCGCTTTGCGACCATCCGGCTGCCGGTCAATATCGGCGCGCCGGCCGCCCGCAACTGGCTGGCCGCCGATGCGCGCGTCGGGGGAGCGGATTTCGTCGCCTATCTCGACGACGACGTGGACCTGCCGGCGGACTGGCTGCCGCGGCTTTTCGCCGCCGTGCGGGCCTATCCCGAGGCCGGCGTCTGGGGCTGTCGGGTGGCCGACGCGGGCAATCCGGCCGTGGCCCAGGGCATCGGGGCCATGCTCGTTGCGGGAAAAACGCAGGCCGGCGAGACGGCCCTGCCCTGGCTTGGCGATCCCCATGCCGAAAGCTTCGATTTCGGGGCCTTTTCCCATCTGCGCCCGTGCCTGTCGGTCATGGGCTGCTGCCATCTCTTTCGCGGCGAACGGCTGCGCGCCGCCGGCGGCTTCGACATCCGCTATTCCCCTTCCCAGTACGACGACGTGGACCATGACCTGCGCCTGGCCCTGTCCGGACGACCGCCGGTCTATCAAGGCCATCTGGTCGTCGGCCACAGGCGCCCGGCTCCGGTTTTCGCCCCGTCCCGGCCGGACCAGATCGCCGGCGGCGAGGCCAACCTGCACAAGCTTTTGGCCAAGCATCGGGAACAGTTTGCCAGGCTCGCGGACATCATGCGGCAAAGCGCGCGCGAGGATCTGATCGCCAAATGGCGGGAGCTGCCCGACGTGGCAGGGACGGCGCGGCCTTAG